The Arctopsyche grandis isolate Sample6627 chromosome 5, ASM5162203v2, whole genome shotgun sequence genome includes a window with the following:
- the LOC143912066 gene encoding uncharacterized protein LOC143912066 codes for MESSKQTVAKNEAFKNWSETVFVNGIQSRKHFIEAMKGMAIDVEYMKNVKIISDELMLKARQQAVQVPLEPKVQPTIAEVISEEKAQIDKNSNLLNKIKVRREAVEEMRRQVGN; via the coding sequence ATGGAATCCTCCAAGCAAACAGTTGCCAAAAATGAAGCGTTCAAAAATTGGTCAGAAACAGTGTTCGTGAACGGAATCCAGAGCAGAAAACATTTCATTGAAGCAATGAAGGGCATGGCCATAGACGTGGAGTACATGAAAAATGTAAAGATAATTAGTGACGAATTAATGCTAAAAGCCAGACAGCAGGCGGTTCAGGTCCCTTTGGAGCCGAAGGTCCAGCCGACTATTGCAGAAGTCATCTCTGAAGAGAAAGCGCAAATAGACAAAAACTCAAATTTGTTGAACAAAATCAAAGTAAGACGGGAAGCTGTCGAAGAGATGAGAAGACAAGTGGGAAATTAA
- the LOC143912432 gene encoding sorting nexin-30-like — protein MASSDVDDQCAILEVTSKSKKVNSSSVNNLDGSNNSNSSSIVDDDVTLQSPSAESISTFHDMDKTIDLVLENNVDIVAKVDEPQKVVEPWGTYVTFRIRTKTTRWDAEVREYTVRRRYNDFKALRERLVEVSLQVVPPLPSRHTIIAQLDRYSRDFVLQRMALLNIFIKRLVSHSILTHNDDLKVFLTATPIEFSHHFKSKIGYLASISDSLYSLASPNGTPNLSSITCRVRDPEFSAVTDYMTSLYEKLSYFNSVSSRIIKERSDISAEMQVIRPILESWSQTERFNRDTLKINPQKTADINQQADDDFPLGSILKKMAKPFHVISAEQIKLTKEYPYIISNPIKEYLLYIQAVKEKLSRRDALQACLEGAQEKLTKKREKISNGGIPSQQMSPQLPKLAQEVEDCHDRLQCASEALRSDLYGWQRQKKTDLKMLLVEMARKHIEFHEKSLSSWEVVLPNQSTYKMMTDPNLLASFNHSNHSFSPLTNFSSHDSRNTSHISVNPSNETTDWENIE, from the exons ATGGCTTCTTCTGACGTGGACGATCAATGCGCTATCTTAGAAGTCACCTCAAAGTCAAAGAAAGTCAATTCTTCCTCCGTGAATAACTTGGACGGTTCCAACAACTCTAACAGTAGTTCTATTGTCGACGATGATGTCACACTACAATCGCCGTCTGCCGAGAGCATATCGACCTTCCACGACATGGACAAAACGATCGATCTCGTATTAGAGAATAATGTCGACATCGTAGCTAAAGTGGACGAACCTCAGAAAGTTGTCGAACCATGGGGTACTTATGTTACGTTTCGCATCAGAACGAAGACTACTCGGTGGGATGCGGAAGTGAGGGAATATACCGTTCGTAGAAGATACAATGATTTtaag gcTCTACGAGAAAGATTGGTAGAAGTGAGCTTGCAAGTTGTTCCTCCGTTACCCAGTCGACATACAATCATAGCACAATTGGATCGTTATTCCAGAGATTTCGTCCTTCAACGGATggcacttttaaatatattcataa AGCGTTTAGTGTCTCACTCGATTTTAACTCACAACGATGATCTCAAAGTTTTCCTTACGGCAACGCCTATCGAATTCAGCCACCATTTTAAATCCAAAATTGGCTACCTCGCGAGCATTTCGGACTCCCTTTACAGTCTGGCATCGCCTAACGGTACTCCCAATCTGAGCAGCATCACATGCCGCGTCCGCGACCCGGAATTTTCAGCCGTAACCGACTACATGACCAGCTTGTACGAGAAGCTCAGTTATTTCAACTCGGTATCGTCCCGAATCATCAAAGAAAGATCCGACATATCCGCAGAAATGCAAGTGATACGGCCCATCTTAGAGAGCTGGTCTCAGACGGAACGCTTCAACCGGGACACGTTAAAAATAAACCCGCAAAAGACTGCAGATATCAATCAGCAGGCTGATGATGATTTCCCATTGGGaagtatattgaaaaaaatggctaaaCCATTCCACGTTATATCTGcagaacaaattaaattaactaaAGAGTATccgtatattatttcaaatcctATTAAGGAATACCTTTTGTATATACAAGCCGTTAAAGAGAAGCTATCTAGGAGAGATGCGTTACAAGCTTGTTTAGAAGGAGCACAAGAGAAGCTGACTAagaaaagagaaaaaatatCAAACGGTGGAATTCCATCGCAGCAAATGAGTCCTCAATTACCAAAGCTTGCGCAAGAAGTTGAAGATTGTCACGATAG ATTGCAGTGTGCCTCGGAAGCTCTCAGAAGTGACCTTTACGGTTGGCAGAGGCAAAAGAAAACAGATCTCAAGATGCTGCTGGTTGAAATGGCCAGGAAACACATCGAATTTCACGAGAAATCTCTGTCGTCGTGGGAGGTAGTCCTGCCTAATCAATCAACGTACAAAATGATGACTGATCCTAACTTGCTCGCGTCCTTCAATCATAGCAATCATTCGTTCTCGCCGTTGACCAACTTCTCGAGTCACGATTCGAGAAACACGTCTCACATATCGGTAAACCCATCGAACGAAACCACCGATTGGGAAAATATAGAATaa
- the pasi2 gene encoding protein pasi2 produces the protein MNYGRKTPSTYRSTPSVYSHYTGRSSTNLRSTKSMRSVKIPWYQRPILHDAVVLDIQRGSLLTGVLAIFISLFTMAESIFDIYCLSMAAPGSTHYGYYIISFEFVYIGNMHVRNALIIFALFSLIGAMCVFVTSTMLINALRKEHEKKIVPWIYCFAVFTLFRTFAFIFAAIVNDLFFAYNVLMLLFWILFIVSSVYGWLLVYSLYIELSDLTKLEDLAQLRMGTMASLNASTTHSLAGSRPTTPHSTVSTMPVG, from the exons ATGAATTATGGAAGAAAAACACCGTCGACCTACAGGTCAACACCATCAGTATATTCCCATTATACCGGACG GTCTTCGACGAATTTGAGATCTACAAAATCGATGCGATCGGTGAAAATACCATGGTATCAACGTCCGATATTACACGACGCTGTCGTCCTCGATATTCAACGAGGATCGCTTCTTACGGGAGTCTTGGctatt TTTATATCACTTTTCACCATGGCCGAGTCAATCTTTGACATTTATTGCTTATCTATGGCAGCTCCAGGATCTACTCATTAcggatattatataatttcgttTGAATTCGTCTACATTGGAAACATGCACG tgAGGAATGCGTTGATTATATTCGCGTTGTTTTCTTTGATTGGTGCAATGTGTGTCTTCGTTACGAGTACAATGTTGATCAATGCTTTGCGAAAA GAGCATGAAAAGAAGATCGTCCCGTGGATATATTGCTTTGCCGTTTTCACGTTGTTCCGAACGTTTGCGTTCATTTTCGCCGCTATCGTGAACGATCTGTTTTTCGCCTACAACGTGCTCATGCTGCTCTTCTGGATTCTATTCATAGTGTCCAGTGTTTACGGGTGGCTGCTCGTCTACAGTTTATACATCGAATTATCTGATCTCACTAAATTAGAGGACTTGGCACAACTTCGC ATGGGTACGATGGCTTCTTTGAACGCTTCCACGACTCATTCGCTGGCCGGCTCTCGTCCCACGACTCCTCACAGCACGGTGTCGACGATGCCCGTCGGTTGA